Within Psychrobacter sp. AH5, the genomic segment AAATAGTGGCAATCATCTTATCCTCCTAAAATTTATTCATTACTAGCAAATTCATTATTGAGTCAAAAAGGACTTAAGGTATAAGTTAACGCTTAGCGAGTCGCACTTGACCTTCGTGAGTCACGGCTAAAGCGCCTTGAATCTCATCGTCCATGTCTAAATGCAGTGCCAGTGTATTTGGCGTATTTGACATAGTCTCGGTACTAGTCTTTTCTGTAGTGTCAGCCTTATCTTTAGCGATCAAAGTAGTGATAAAGTTCACTAAATTATTGGCGTAAAGATCTGAGGACTGCGCCGCTAGCTGCGATGGAATATTAGCCGCACCAACGATGCGTACGCCATTATCGGTAGTAATAGTTTGATCAGCGATGACACCTTCGACGTTACCGCCTGTGCCTGCCGCCATATCGATTAATACTGAGCCGGCTTTCATTTTATCGAGCGTGGCTTTATGCACTAAACGCGGCGCTTGACGACCAGGGATTTGCGCTGTCGTAATGACAATATCAGCGGCGCTTAGCGCTTTATCGACCACTGTCGCCTGATCTTTCATATACTGCTCTGATGGCGTCCAAGCATAACCGCCGGTGGATTTAGCCTTTTCAGCTTCCTCTGCGCTCATTGGTACCTCTAGCCATTTACCGCCCAATGACTCTACTTGCTCGCGAGCAGTTGGTCGCAGATCACTAGCTTCGACGACCGCGCCTAAACGCTTGGCCGTAGCGATAGCCTGTAAGCCTGCCACCCCAACCCCTAAGATCACGACTTTGGCAGGCTTGACGGTACCCGCTGAGGTCATAAACATCGGGAAGGGTCGCGAGTACTCGTTAGCTGCTATCAGTACCGCCTTATAACCGGCAAGGTTGGCTTGTGAAGATAAGACATCCATATTTTGGGCGCGAGATAAAGTACGAGGCAATAGCTCCATCGCATAAGCAGTCGCACCTTTAGCGGCGTATGTCTCTAGCTGAGTATTACGATAAGGATCAAGCATACCGATGACAATTTGACCGGCGGTTAATTGCTCAGTAACACTAGCAGGCAAATCATGGACGGTGGTAATAATTTGCGCCTGATTAACGACATCACTGCTACTATTAGCAATATCAGCTCCAGCCGCTTGATAGCTCTCATCGGTATAGTAAGCCGCTTGACCTGCACCTGACTGTATGATGACTTCAAACCCAAGCTTCCGTAGCTTTTTTACCGCATCTGGGGTTAGTGCTACGCGGCTCTCTTGTGTGCTGTCTGCACTGATAACACCGATTTTCATACTGTCTCCTTGCCTTTGAATACATGACTCGCGATATGTTTTTTTTAATATATAAGCGCTATATAAAAAATTCCTGCTTAGCGCTTACTCTTGTAGTAATACGTTGAGCAAAGACTATCAATTCTATGAATGATAATAGCGTTTTCATCATCTATTTTTATTATAGAGATATCATCGCCTACCTTTCATTGTTTAATGATGACTCATAAGTAAATAAAAAGTTAAGCGTAAAGCTTTAGCTATAACTTTTATGATTATAAGCATAATTATTTTGACTATTTATGCTTATTTTTAATAACGATATAATCTTAATGGCATACATTATTAATAAGGTCAAAAAAGGCCTGCCCGGTATTATTGACACCATGACTTACTGGCCTAATCTTTATGCTATGGTAAGGTTAATTTATGACTGGTTTCATCACACTCTAATAAAAATACCGTCAAATAACACCAACCTCTAAAAGGAAAACTCATGTACTTTGTACTCTCTCCAGCCAAATCATTAAATGAAACGGACGCTGTACCATTGAACCTTGGCAATTACTATAGTCAGCCCATCCTAATTGAACACTCAGCAGAATTGATCAAAACCCTCAAGGCCAAAGACCCTATCGACTTGCAAGAGTTAATGAGTATCTCCGCTGATTTGGCGCAGCTAAATGCTCAGCGTAATCAAGCTTGGCAGATGCCTCATGACTCTGACAATGCCAAGCCTGCGGCATATCTATTTGATGGCGATGTCTATACTGGACTTGATAGCTACAATATGGATAAAGAAACCATGCTGTATCTCAATGAGCATTTAGGGATTTTGTCAGGACTATACGGCCTACTAAAGCCGTTAGATCTCATGCAGCCCTACCGCTTAGAGATGGGCACCAAACTAAAAAACGAGCGCGGCGATACTCTCTATGAGTTTTGGGGCGAGCAAATCACTGATACTATCAATAAGCAAATGGCCGATAGCGATGATAAGGTGTTAGTAAATTTAGCTTCTAATGAATACTTCAAAGCGATTAAGAAAAAATCGCTGGACGCGCAGATTATCACCCCAAGATTTGAAGATGAGAAGAATGGTCAATATAAAGTCATTAGCTTTTATGCCAAAAAAGCGCGAGGCTTGATGGTGAAATATGCCGCCGATAATAAGCTAACCAAAGCTGAGCAGCTAAAGAAGTTTGATTTAGCAGGCTATTATTATGTCGATGAAATATCTGACGATAGCACTTGGACTTTTAGGCGGGATGAGGCGGATCAGTAAATAGATCACGAAGAAAAGATTTTTAGAACCTATCTTTTTAGAAGCTATCTTTTTAGAACATATAATGTTTTAGCCATAAAAAACCCCGATAAGCTAAAGCCTATCAGGGTTCTGTTTTTCTAACTGCTAAGCATTACAGGTGAATGAGCTAATTACATCATGCCGCCCATACCACCCATGCCGCCCATACCACCAGCACCGCCCATGCCAGCCATTGGATCCTCTTTCTCTGGCAGATCGGTGATCATCGCTTCGGTGGTGAGCATGAGACCTGCTACAGAAGCCGCATTCTCTAGAGCTGAACGCGCGACTTTTGCAGGATCTAGGATACCCATCTCTAGCATATCGCCGTATTCGCCAGAAGCGGCGTTGTAGCCATAATTACCGCTACCACTCTTAACTTCGTTAACCACTACTGACGCTTCTTCACCCGAGTTGGTAACGATTTGACGCAGTGGTGCTTCCATCGCACGGCGTAGGATATTGATACCAGCGTTTTGATCATCGTTATCACCGCGTAACTCAGATAGTGCATTCATAGCACGAACTAGAGCCACACCACCACCAGGCACGACGCCTTCTTCAACCGCTGCGCGCGTAGCATGCAAGGCATCATCAACGCGATCTTTCTTCTCTTTCATCTCAGTTTCAGTAGCTGCGCCAACTTTGATAACCGCTACGCCGCCGGCAAGTTTTGCCATACGCTCTTGTAGCTTTTCTTTATCATAATCAGAGGTAGACTCTTCGACTTGACGTTTGATAGAGTCAACGCGCGCTTCGATGTCAGCTTTTTGACCAGCGCCATCAACGATAACAGTGTTTTCTTTACCGACAGTGACTTTTTTGGCCGTACCCAATTGCTCAAGGGTGGTTTCTTCTAGGCTTAGACCAATCTCTTCAGAGATAACAGTACCGCCTGTCAAGATTGCGATATCTTGCAGCATAGCTTTACGACGATCGCCAAAACCTGGTGCTTTTACCGCACAAGTTTTTAGGCCGCCGCGCATGTTGTTCACTACTAATGTCGCGAGCGCTTCATTTTCGACGTCTTCTGCGATGATTAGCAAGGGCTTACTTGATTGCATGACTTGCTCAAGTAATGGCACGATTTCGCGAATGTTGCCGATTTTTTTGTCAACCAATAAAATATATGGGTTTTCAAATTCAGCAGTCAAGCTATCTTGCTTATTAGCAAAATATGGGCTGATGTAACCGCGGTCAAACTGCATACCTTCGACCACTTCTAGCGTATCTTCGAAGCTTGACCCTTCTTCAACCGTGATAACGCCTTGCTTACCGACTTTTTCCATCGCTTGCGCGATCAGCTCACCGATTTTGGTGTCGGAGTTAGCAGAGATTGAACCCACTTGCGCGATAGCTTTTGAATCATCCGCTGGCGTCGATAACTTATGAATCTCTTGAACTGCTTCGCGTACCGCTTTATCGATACCGCGTTTTAGATCCATAGGGTTCATGCCAGCGGCGACTGATTTCATGCCCTCTTGCAAGATAGACTGCGCCAATACGGTAGCAGTAGTGGTACCGTCACCGGCGACATCGTTAGTACGGCTAGCGACTTCGCGAACCAATTGTGCGCCCATGTTTTCAAATTTGTTTTCAAGCTCAATCTCTTTTGCAACCGAAACCCCATCTTTAGTGATGGTTGGCGCGCCAAAAGATTTGTCGATGACGACGTTGCGACCTTTTGGTCCCAAAGTGACTCGTACCGCGTTTGCTAGAATGTTTACGCCATCCATCATTTGTTTACGGGCATCAATGCCAAACTTTACGTCTTTTGCCATGTTAACTTGCTCCATTATTTATTTTAGTTAATGTGATATCAATTCGTTCGAATACTTTAATACCAATCAAGGTATGAGGTTTTGAGATTAACCTTCTAGTACGCCTAATACATCAGACTCTTTCATAATAAGTAATTCTTCGCCATCAACTTTTACCGTTTGACCAGCATACTGACCGAACAAGACTTTATCGCCTACTTTTACATCTAGCGCACGAGTCTCACCATTGTCACGGACTTGACCATTACCAGTCGCGAGCACCTCACCTTGTGACGGCTTTTCTTGCGCTGAACCTGGCAATAAAATGCCGCCAGCCGTTTTTGTCTCTTCTTCTATGCGGCGCACAACGATACGATCATGTAAAGGACGGATATTCATCGATATGACTCCAAAAGGTTGATTAAAATTAAGGGTTTATAAGGTCTCAATAGACTTGCGCCCAAACCAAATGATAAAGCTTGATCATTAACCTTAATCATGAACTTAGTTATTAAAAATCAGCTAAAAATTCGTTCAAGTACAAGCTTTGAGCTTGTTACAAAAAGTGGGGGCAGTGCAGTATCGCTTCAAGGGTAAAGCCCAAAAATTTACAGGATTAATGACAATAAAAAGTTATCAATAGAGGCGTAGTAGCAACTTAGCTGACAGCTTGTTACTTAGCTTGAGTGATTAAAGCTTTGAGGTAACATTGGCTACAAGAGGCAAACGTATGATTTGAGGGCTACTCTTGAAAATGTAACAAGGTATGACCATCATAAGGGTTAGTCATCGAACAAACCCTATTTATAAAAATATGGGTCACAAAAACAATAGTTATTAAAATAAATAAGCGACTAGGAAAAATATTAGCATTGGCTTCACCGTCAGCTCCTATCTACCTATTTCATTATTAAGGATTATCCATGAGTTTATTATCTTCTATTCATCATTCTAACCCTGAAAAACGCAGCAAAAACAAACTGGCAACTATGCTTACTACTGGTGCCACTATCGCTGCTATCGGAGCTTTATCTATGACTGCCCCTACTCTGGCTAGTGCCAAAACCATTCAGCCCTCAACCGCTGATTATAGCTTTACCGTTGAGGATAAGTATAAGGGTACGGCTACTCGCACCTTAAGCAAATCGGGTAACACTTGGAATTACAATGTCAAAGCGAGAGTCGCTGGGGTAGCTAGCGCCTCACAAAGCAGCACTTTTGTGATCAACGGTAATAATGTCAGTCCCAGTAAAGCTAGTACCACTTATAAGCTGTTGGGTGTGGGTCGTACTCATAATCTGAGCTTTAATTCAGCCGGTAAAAAAGTTACTAGTAGCTATAAAGGCAAAACCACTACCTCTAACATGGCGCAGCAAGCTTTTGATGATTTGAGTCTTGAGGTGCAAATTCGCCAAGATTTATTAAACGGTAAATTCTCAGGCAATTACTACATGGCCAAAAAAGATAAGGTCGAAAAAACGCCTTTCAAGAGATCTGGCAGTACCAAAATCACCGTGCCAGCCGGTACCTTTGACACCGTGAGAGTGGACCGTATCCATGATGATAACAGCCGCTCAACGAGCTTTTGGTTAGCGCCAAGTCTTGATTATCTACCGGTAAAAGTCAGTCAGATCAACGATGGTAAGAAAATGGACTTAGAATTAAGTAAAGTACGTTAACTAGTTAGTAGGCGTGAAGTAGGTTTAACGCACTTTATTACGACTAGAATTCTTACGTGAAAAACGAGAAAGTGGCACTCTGTTTAATAGTAGAGCGCCACTTTTTTATGTCAAAGAGTAATCATTTTCAGCGGTTGTAAACTACTGCTATTTTTCTACCTTATTCATCGATGGCAAGCGTTTTAGCAGCACAAATAACCAAACATTGACCGCTAGTAGCAAAGCAAAATCAAGGCCATAAACGATAATCTCCGTCCAACTACTGCCATAAACCCTAGTAAATAGCACCACGCCACTAGCGCCTAGATATACCAAGGTCAGCATACTACCGACCAATAGCATATAAGGAGAGCGCCCTTTTAAAATAAACGGGGTAATGATAAAGGCGGGAATGAGCCACAGTCCATACCAGGCGATACCACCGATAATATCAGGATTGGTCGGATTAAAAAGGCTAATCAGTATCGGTAATACTAATAAGCGATAAGCCAGCCAAATCAGCCAAGTCAGCCGTAAACGCTGCTGCATAGGCGCAATCGGTTTATTCGGCTTAATAGCTTTAGCCGATTTTGTATTCGCAGCTTTACTAGAAGTCGTAGACATTAGATACTGTGTTTCCCTAATTTATAGCGCCGTTTTATGATCAAAATTATTATGCATTAAACCATTATAATCTAAATCCTTATCAGCAAGGTTTAGCGCTTAGCGATTCCAATTAGCCTGCGACAGTGCTTTGGCAGTAATAGCCAGACGATGACCTTGAGCAATAGCCAATTCGCGCTCATCATTAGATACCGGCTGATCGTGCGCAGCACCGCTAACATGGCTGGCGCCATAAGGAGTCCCGCCGCGTATAGTACGATTGAGCGCAGGCTCTCCGTAAGGCAGGCCAACTATCATCATACCATGATGCAAAAGCGGCAACATCATGGTTAACAAAGTGCTCTCTTGTCCGCCATGCATAGAGCCTGTCGCCGTAAACACTGAGGCTGGTTTGTTTTGTAGGTTTCCCGCTAGCCAAAGAGTCACGGTATTATCCCAAAAATACTTCATAGGCGCTGCCATATTGCCAAAATGCGTGGGGCTACCTAAAGCCAGTCCTATGCAGTTTTTTAGATCATCCATAGTGCAATAAAGATCACCCTCATCAGGAATAGCAGGTTTGCTCGAAGTGGTTTCAGCCGCTACAGTCGGTACTGTGCGAATACGCGCTTTGATACCTGCATCCTCTATACCTTGAGCGATGGCGTAGGCCAAAGTCTTTGTGGTACCGTAACTGGAGTAATAGAGCACTAACACATAGGGATCGATCTGACTCATGGGCGAAACTTCCTCTTGGACGATACTAGTTTATAAGACGGGTTTATAAGCATAATGATTAGTAAGCTAATATAAAGGCGCTCAATTAACTGCATTATGCCCGAGTCGTTAACTGACATGCAAATTTGCCCTTAGCCATAGTCAGAGTTTGTCACTAATAGCCAAAAGCCATTAGGCGTCTTTGTCTAGCATTTTGACACAAATAACTGACCCTTGTAGATAGAGCATTTTGTTACACTATTGTCACCTTTATATTTCTAGATAGTCGATATGGAAAAGTTAATAAAAAAGCTGCCCTTTTTGCAGCAGCGCTGGTTTCAGTTTTTAAAGTTTTTGATTCGGCACTTTTTTGAAGATAACTGCCAACAAAAAGCGGCTTCACTGACCTATACCACTATGCTATCCATCGTGCCTATAGTGACCGTGCTACTGATGATCTTATCTTCAGTGCCTGCTTTGGCCTCCGTCAGAGCGCAGATTTATGAGGTCATTTATAGTAACTTGCTACCGCAATCAAGCCTACAGGTTAGTAAGTACATTAATAATTTTGCCGAAAAATCGACCAATCTTACCGCTATTGGGGTGATGATTTTATTTGTCACTACTATTGTCACTTTAACCACCGTTGAGCGCGCTTTTAACCAGATATGGCGCGTAGAGGAGCGCTCAGGCGGCCTCAAAAGCATCCTTCGCTACTGGACCATTATTACTCTTGGGCCTTTAGTGCTAGGTACTGCTTTTATCGTCTCAAGTACGGTACAAAGTTTGAGCTTTTTGAATCGTCAAATCGCAGGCTACGGGATTGACTGGTCTTTTTGGGTGCAGCTAGTCTCTATCGGTATTACGGTAGCAGGCTTTATCGGTATGTATTGGTTTATTCCTAAAGCTCGCGTGCCGGCGAAAAGCGCTATCATTGCAGGTGTCATTGTGGCGGTAGTATTTGAGTTACTCAAACATATCTTTGGTACGGTGATGACCAACTTTACCAGCTATGAGGCGATTTATGGGGCCTTTGCCGCCTTACCGATATTCTTATTATGGATATTTTTATCTTGGAATTTGATTTTATTAGGGGTTGAGATCAGCTATACCTTGACTATCTTTGAGACCGAAGAGGTCTATCCACGCCATCCTTTATTGAGCTTACTTGATATGCTCAACTTGATCTATAGCCGTTATCTAAAGGGCGAGGTCGTCAGTGAACAAGAGCTACGTAATGTACTAGGCCGTAAAGAGCTGCCTAAATGGTATATCTATATCAATTATCTCAAAGATAGTAACTTAATTACCATGACTGAAGAGGATGATTATGTGCTAAAAAGAGATCTAAGCAAAATGAGCTTATGGGACTTTTATCGTACTTTGCCCTACCCGCTGCCCATCAAAGACGAGCTTGATGAGATGAGCGCTGAGGATCAACAGCCTTGGCTTAGTCTATTAGTAGATCGTTTTGAGCATACGGAAGCTTTTGCTAAAGAGCAGCTAAACTTGCCGCTTGCCGCTGTATTTGCCCATAGTCAGCCTCGAAAAAAGCATGCGGTGGATACCAGCAAACATCAGCGCTTTGATAACGATCATAGCCCGCATTTTGACCCTGAAGCTTACGATAAAGACAGTGACACTAGCGAAAATGATCAGCCAAAAGCGCTTATTCCTGAAGAGCCTACTAATAATTACCGCTTTGGCAGACGTCATAAAAATAACTCGCCTAAACGTAATGTTTTTAAGCAGCCGCTAGGTAATGCGGCTGATAGTATTATTACAGAAGCTGATAATCCGGCAGCAAAAAAGTAGCTTTACTATATCGCTCTATGAGCCGCTATAAACTATATTGTCAAAACAAGTATTTATAGGATGGTTACTAGGGCGTGTTGAACACTCGACCGTGGCACTGACAGAGACTATTTTTTAGGCGATTCGAAAATAAAAATAGTAAGTTTAGTCATTCTAAGCGTCTTTTTTTTAACAATGAAGCGGCAAAAAAGAGTCCTGTCCACAGCTATTTATAAAGAAGGGCTGATGCTAAAATCGCTCTATTCGTTGTAACCGTCTGACTAAAATCAGCTAGCCAATGCAATGAGCATTGCCTGCGATTTTTACTTAGACTAGAACCATTTTAGCTATCAGCAGTGCTCATTTGTGAATGTTAAACATGCCCTAATAATTAGAAAAATAAAGACTGGGGAGTCTGCGCTAGTGAGTGACCCTAATAATAGCAAAACAAAGCTACTCAACCGTTTGATAAGCGCTAGTCAAGAGAGTCTAAGGCGCTTTGCTGATCTTTGGTCAAAGCAAACCCTAACCAGCCTACCCGATCGTCTAGAAAGTATCTGGCAACGTCTGTTAGGTTCTTATTGGTTTATACCGACCTCATTTGTACTCTTAGGAATACTACTAGCGCCATTACTACTGGCTATTGATCAGCGCCTAGATCGTGAGACTGTCAGAGATATCAGCTTTGCTTTTACTGGTGATGATGATGCGGCTAGAGCCATTATGACCTCTATTGCAGGGGCGGTGCTTGGCGTTGCTGGTACTACTTTCTCTATTACTATCGCAGTCTTGTCGATGGCCTCCTCCCAGTTTGGGCCTAGGCTGCTGCGTAATTTTTTGACCGATACCTCCAACCAGATAGTGTTAGGGGCTTTTATTGGCACCTTTAGCTATAGCCTACTGGTATTAAAATCCATTCATAAGTTTGATGTCAGCTTTGGCGTACCGCAGCTAGCGGTAACCTTTGCCATTATCATGGCTATTATTTGCGCGTTATTGTTGGTGTATTTCATTCAACATATGGTACACGGCATTCAGGCCTCTCACGTGATACAAGGGGCTAGTAGCGATGCTATCGAAAATATTCACTATTGGTATAGTGATAACTGCGATATTCAGCATCAGCGTGATGCCACTGCCAAAGATATCGATGAGTATCTAGATTGGCCAGCCGCCGCTATATATGCGCCAATTTCAGGCTACCTATTACAGATTTATACCGAATCTTTGGTAGTATTAGCCCAAGACTATGGCGGCGTTATTCAACTGCATAGCAACTTGGGCAGCTTTGTCACTGATAAAAACATTATGGGCTATTTTCATCAGCGTCCTGCCGATCATCACAGTTATGTGCAAAAAACCAAAACCTCAAATTTAGCCATTCTGCCCCGTGCACCCGATGCGCTATTTTGGCAGCGCTTTGCTACTAGTATTCAATTAGCCAAGCGTCCTTCTCATTCTAATGATATTGGCTACAGCTTGAGTCAAATCACTGAGATTGCGATACGCGCGCTATCCCCTGGTATCAATGACCCAAAGACTGCGGTGAACTGTGTCCAGTCTCTAACCTCTTGCTTGAGTGTGATGATGCGGCGGCAACCCCCTAGTCCTTATCATTTTTATACGCCTGAACCTAATAAAGATGTTACCGATATAACAGTCAATCAACCCAAAGCCTCTATTCTAGCATTGGTCACAAAAACGCCAAAGATATCAGACTTTATTGATACCTCTTTAGGAGAGATACGCCGTTATGCTATTACAAATTTGATGGTGCTAAAGGCGCTTTGCCACGCTTTAACGGATCTTAATTATGCTAGGGTAAATAGCGCGCAAAGGCAGGCTTTATTACACGAGCTAAAACTTATTGAAGCCGCTGGACAAAACAATCTGGCCTATAGCGAGTTGGCAGCTGATCTTAGCGATATATGCGCGCAAGCCAGACAATTTATTCAAAGTGAAGATGCTCAGCATCAGTATTTTACTTATACCAGTCAGTTTGATAAGCACATTAGTAGAGCATTAGCGAGCCAATCATAATAAGTTAGTGCGGTATCCTCTTTAGCTCTTTTTTGTGTGACTTATCCTTATTTTTATTATTATATTTCTATCAAACCAGTTGAGAGCTTTTTATGACAGCTACTGCCAGCTTAAGCATCCTTGAGATTAGCGCTATCTTTTTATCGATAACCGCACTGTTAAGCTATGTCAATCATCGCTTTATTGGGTTACCTACCACTATCGGCGTCATGGTCATCTCTATCCTGCTGTCTATTTTTGCTATATTTTTGGGCTTTTTAGGCTTTGATCAACTGATCGATTATGAAGTTAGTCTGTTAGAGCAGCTTGATTTTACTGAAGTGTTATTGGATGGTATGCTCTCGATGCTGCTGTTTGCTGGCGCTTTACATATCAATATTGGCGACTTACGGCGCTATAAGCTGCCCATTGGTATCTTAGCTTGCATTGGCACTATCGTCTCTGCCGTACTGATAGCCACTGCTATTTATTTGATGCTGCCACTGTTAGGTTTTTCTCTACCCTTTATCTGGTGTTTATTATTTGGTGCGTTAATATCGCCAACTGATCCTATTGCTGTCATGGGTATTTTGGCTTCTGCTGGCGCGCCCAAAAGTTTGGAGACCGTCATCGCTGGCGAGTCCTTATTTAATGATGGTATCGGCGTAGTCATTTTTGTTATTTTATTAGGGATTTTAACCAGCGGTGATATTCCAACGGCCAATTATGTCGCTCATACTTTAGCCGTAGAGGCTGGCGGCGGTATTGTCTTTGGCTTAGGGCTAGGCGCTATTTTGTACTACTTACTTAAGAGCATCGATAGCTATCAAGAAGAGGTGTTACTTAATTTGGCTGGCGTCATTGGTGGCTATGCTCTTGCTAGTCACTGGCATCTATCAGGGCCATTAGCGATGGTGATGATGGGCTTGATGGTAGGTAATCGCGGCCGCGCTTTAGCCATGAGCGATAAAACGCGGCACTACATCGACCTATTTTGGGAATTAATCGATGAGATCTTAAACGCTATTTTATTTGTATTAATCGGGCTTGAGATCGTCATCATTGCTTACTCTGGCAATTTATTTATCGCAGGCGGCTTAGCTATTGTTATCGCTCTTGCCGCCCGTTTTATCGTTGTAGGAATGACCACTAAGACTTTTAACCGTCAATTGGATCTGCCCTCTGGCGCTTGGAAAGTGCTGACTTGGGGCGGACTGCGCGGCGGTATTTCTGTAGCGTTAGTATTACAGCTGCCTGCTGGAGCCGAGCGCGATATCTTATTAGCCTTAACTTATGCGGTGGTGGTCTTCTCAATATTAGTGCAAGGTCTTAGCGTCGGCAAAGTTGCCAAAAGCATCCGTAGCGAAGAGGAGCCTATAGCTAAAGCTCACAAAACATTGAGTTAAACATTATAGATAGCAGCTTATTACGCCTTTTATATCAAACCCTTACGTTTCATGTTGCGATAAACGATGATGACGATAATAATATTAAGCAGCAAAATAAATAGTTTAAACCAGTCAAAGGGGCTAGTAACTAGATAATATACCTCAACGGGAATAAATATCCCGTAGCCCAAGACGCTAAACCAATAAGCCCAAGTTTTATCCTGCCATAAGCCATAAGCTTCAAC encodes:
- a CDS encoding NAD(P) transhydrogenase subunit alpha; translated protein: MKIGVISADSTQESRVALTPDAVKKLRKLGFEVIIQSGAGQAAYYTDESYQAAGADIANSSSDVVNQAQIITTVHDLPASVTEQLTAGQIVIGMLDPYRNTQLETYAAKGATAYAMELLPRTLSRAQNMDVLSSQANLAGYKAVLIAANEYSRPFPMFMTSAGTVKPAKVVILGVGVAGLQAIATAKRLGAVVEASDLRPTAREQVESLGGKWLEVPMSAEEAEKAKSTGGYAWTPSEQYMKDQATVVDKALSAADIVITTAQIPGRQAPRLVHKATLDKMKAGSVLIDMAAGTGGNVEGVIADQTITTDNGVRIVGAANIPSQLAAQSSDLYANNLVNFITTLIAKDKADTTEKTSTETMSNTPNTLALHLDMDDEIQGALAVTHEGQVRLAKR
- a CDS encoding DUF3108 domain-containing protein; translated protein: MSLLSSIHHSNPEKRSKNKLATMLTTGATIAAIGALSMTAPTLASAKTIQPSTADYSFTVEDKYKGTATRTLSKSGNTWNYNVKARVAGVASASQSSTFVINGNNVSPSKASTTYKLLGVGRTHNLSFNSAGKKVTSSYKGKTTTSNMAQQAFDDLSLEVQIRQDLLNGKFSGNYYMAKKDKVEKTPFKRSGSTKITVPAGTFDTVRVDRIHDDNSRSTSFWLAPSLDYLPVKVSQINDGKKMDLELSKVR
- the wrbA gene encoding NAD(P)H:quinone oxidoreductase; protein product: MSQIDPYVLVLYYSSYGTTKTLAYAIAQGIEDAGIKARIRTVPTVAAETTSSKPAIPDEGDLYCTMDDLKNCIGLALGSPTHFGNMAAPMKYFWDNTVTLWLAGNLQNKPASVFTATGSMHGGQESTLLTMMLPLLHHGMMIVGLPYGEPALNRTIRGGTPYGASHVSGAAHDQPVSNDERELAIAQGHRLAITAKALSQANWNR
- a CDS encoding YihY family inner membrane protein, coding for MEKLIKKLPFLQQRWFQFLKFLIRHFFEDNCQQKAASLTYTTMLSIVPIVTVLLMILSSVPALASVRAQIYEVIYSNLLPQSSLQVSKYINNFAEKSTNLTAIGVMILFVTTIVTLTTVERAFNQIWRVEERSGGLKSILRYWTIITLGPLVLGTAFIVSSTVQSLSFLNRQIAGYGIDWSFWVQLVSIGITVAGFIGMYWFIPKARVPAKSAIIAGVIVAVVFELLKHIFGTVMTNFTSYEAIYGAFAALPIFLLWIFLSWNLILLGVEISYTLTIFETEEVYPRHPLLSLLDMLNLIYSRYLKGEVVSEQELRNVLGRKELPKWYIYINYLKDSNLITMTEEDDYVLKRDLSKMSLWDFYRTLPYPLPIKDELDEMSAEDQQPWLSLLVDRFEHTEAFAKEQLNLPLAAVFAHSQPRKKHAVDTSKHQRFDNDHSPHFDPEAYDKDSDTSENDQPKALIPEEPTNNYRFGRRHKNNSPKRNVFKQPLGNAADSIITEADNPAAKK
- a CDS encoding co-chaperone GroES, which gives rise to MNIRPLHDRIVVRRIEEETKTAGGILLPGSAQEKPSQGEVLATGNGQVRDNGETRALDVKVGDKVLFGQYAGQTVKVDGEELLIMKESDVLGVLEG
- the yaaA gene encoding peroxide stress protein YaaA; this encodes MYFVLSPAKSLNETDAVPLNLGNYYSQPILIEHSAELIKTLKAKDPIDLQELMSISADLAQLNAQRNQAWQMPHDSDNAKPAAYLFDGDVYTGLDSYNMDKETMLYLNEHLGILSGLYGLLKPLDLMQPYRLEMGTKLKNERGDTLYEFWGEQITDTINKQMADSDDKVLVNLASNEYFKAIKKKSLDAQIITPRFEDEKNGQYKVISFYAKKARGLMVKYAADNKLTKAEQLKKFDLAGYYYVDEISDDSTWTFRRDEADQ
- the groL gene encoding chaperonin GroEL (60 kDa chaperone family; promotes refolding of misfolded polypeptides especially under stressful conditions; forms two stacked rings of heptamers to form a barrel-shaped 14mer; ends can be capped by GroES; misfolded proteins enter the barrel where they are refolded when GroES binds), yielding MAKDVKFGIDARKQMMDGVNILANAVRVTLGPKGRNVVIDKSFGAPTITKDGVSVAKEIELENKFENMGAQLVREVASRTNDVAGDGTTTATVLAQSILQEGMKSVAAGMNPMDLKRGIDKAVREAVQEIHKLSTPADDSKAIAQVGSISANSDTKIGELIAQAMEKVGKQGVITVEEGSSFEDTLEVVEGMQFDRGYISPYFANKQDSLTAEFENPYILLVDKKIGNIREIVPLLEQVMQSSKPLLIIAEDVENEALATLVVNNMRGGLKTCAVKAPGFGDRRKAMLQDIAILTGGTVISEEIGLSLEETTLEQLGTAKKVTVGKENTVIVDGAGQKADIEARVDSIKRQVEESTSDYDKEKLQERMAKLAGGVAVIKVGAATETEMKEKKDRVDDALHATRAAVEEGVVPGGGVALVRAMNALSELRGDNDDQNAGINILRRAMEAPLRQIVTNSGEEASVVVNEVKSGSGNYGYNAASGEYGDMLEMGILDPAKVARSALENAASVAGLMLTTEAMITDLPEKEDPMAGMGGAGGMGGMGGMGGMM